One genomic region from Augochlora pura isolate Apur16 chromosome 7, APUR_v2.2.1, whole genome shotgun sequence encodes:
- the LOC144473715 gene encoding casein kinase I isoform X1 yields the protein MELRVGNKYRLGRKIGSGSFGDIYLGTNISTGEEVAIKLECIKTRHPQLHIESRFYKMMQGGVGIPTIKWCGSEGDYNVMVMELLGPSLEDLFNFCSRRFSLKTVLLLADQLICRTDYTHSRNFIHRDIKPDNFLMGLGKKGNLVYIIDFGLAKKYRDGRTHKHIPYRENKNLTGTARYASINTHLGIEQSRRDDLESLGYVLMYFNRGSLPWQGLKAATKRQKYERISEKKMSTPVEELCKGYPVEFASYLRYCRGLRFEERPDYSYLRQLFRTLFHGQGFTYDYVFDWNMLKFGNVRQPTLPSAQQAPMHSQQTNTGLPSGTNNDQEHRSRPYTRQCLANASVTTVVGPAVGTTSNLRSLRQKVMDHRRDQDNQEKIDLQVTGLPGPERRVSMRLHRRDAAAAAGEMQPKSNANATAMAPPNRMDKLPAVKHK from the exons ATGGAGCTGCGCGTTGGTAATAAGTACCGGCTCGGACGGAAAATCGGGAGCGGCTCCTTCGGCGACATTTATCTAG GTACCAACATCTCCACCGGCGAGGAAGTCGCTATCAAGCTAGAATGCATAAAAACGCGGCATCCACAGTTACACATAGAATCGAGGTTCTACAAGATGATGCAAGGAGGCG TTGGAATACCTACAATAAAATGGTGTGGCTCAGAAGGTGACTACAATGTGATGGTAATGGAGCTACTTGGACCATCCCTGGAGGATCTgtttaatttctgttcgagaagattttctttaaaaacagTGTTGCTACTCGCGGATCAATTG ATATGTAGAACGGACTATACACATAGTCGCAACTTTATCCATCGAGATATCAAGCCAGATAATTTCTTGATGGGACTGGGCAAGAAGGGAAATCTGGTGTACATTATAGATTTTGGGCTGGCCAAGAAGTATCGCGATGGCCGCACTCACAAACACATACCCTACCGAGAGAACAAAAATTTGACGGGAACAGCCAG ATATGCGAGCATTAATACACACTTGGGAATTGAGCAATCACGGCGGGACGACCTCGAGTCTCTGGGATATGTCCTGATGTACTTCAACAGGGGTAGCTTACCTTGGCAAGGTCTGAAAGCGGCGACCAAGAGGCAAAAGTACGAGCGTATCTCCGAAAAGAAGATGTCCACGCCTGTCGAGGAGCTGTGCAAGGGATATCCTG TAGAGTTCGCATCGTACCTGAGGTACTGTCGAGGCCTGCGTTTCGAGGAAAGGCCCGATTATTCGTATCTTCGACAACTGTTTCGGACGTTATTCCACGGACAAGGGTTCACTTACGACTACGTTTTCGATTGGAACATGTTGAAATTTGGGAACGTGAGGCAACCGACGTTGCCGTCGGCGCAACAGGCGCCGATGCACTCTCAGCAGACGAACACGGGGCTGCCCTCCGGGACCAATAACGATCAGGAACATCGATCAAG GCCCTACACGCGGCAGTGTCTAGCGAACGCGTCGGTGACGACGGTGGTGGGTCCGGCGGTGGGCACGACCTCGAACCTGAGAAGTCTGCGACAGAAAGTGATGGACCATCGCCGCGATCAGGACAATCAGGAGAAGATTGACCTGCAAG TGACGGGCTTGCCTGGCCCGGAGCGAAGGGTCAGCATGAGGCTGCACCGTAGGGATGCAGCTGCAGCTGCGGGCGAAATGCAGCCGAAGTCCAA CGCCAATGCGACGGCAATGGCCCCGCCTAACCGGATGGACAAGCTGCCAGCCGTAAAGCACAAGTGA
- the LOC144473715 gene encoding casein kinase I isoform X5, with product MELRVGNKYRLGRKIGSGSFGDIYLGTNISTGEEVAIKLECIKTRHPQLHIESRFYKMMQGGVGIPTIKWCGSEGDYNVMVMELLGPSLEDLFNFCSRRFSLKTVLLLADQLICRTDYTHSRNFIHRDIKPDNFLMGLGKKGNLVYIIDFGLAKKYRDGRTHKHIPYRENKNLTGTARYASINTHLGIEQSRRDDLESLGYVLMYFNRGSLPWQGLKAATKRQKYERISEKKMSTPVEELCKGYPVEFASYLRYCRGLRFEERPDYSYLRQLFRTLFHGQGFTYDYVFDWNMLKFGNVRQPTLPSAQQAPMHSQQTNTGLPSGTNNDQEHRSRPYTRQCLANASVTTVVGPAVGTTSNLRSLRQKVMDHRRDQDNQEKIDLQVTGLPGPERRVSMRLHRRDAAAAAGEMQPKSK from the exons ATGGAGCTGCGCGTTGGTAATAAGTACCGGCTCGGACGGAAAATCGGGAGCGGCTCCTTCGGCGACATTTATCTAG GTACCAACATCTCCACCGGCGAGGAAGTCGCTATCAAGCTAGAATGCATAAAAACGCGGCATCCACAGTTACACATAGAATCGAGGTTCTACAAGATGATGCAAGGAGGCG TTGGAATACCTACAATAAAATGGTGTGGCTCAGAAGGTGACTACAATGTGATGGTAATGGAGCTACTTGGACCATCCCTGGAGGATCTgtttaatttctgttcgagaagattttctttaaaaacagTGTTGCTACTCGCGGATCAATTG ATATGTAGAACGGACTATACACATAGTCGCAACTTTATCCATCGAGATATCAAGCCAGATAATTTCTTGATGGGACTGGGCAAGAAGGGAAATCTGGTGTACATTATAGATTTTGGGCTGGCCAAGAAGTATCGCGATGGCCGCACTCACAAACACATACCCTACCGAGAGAACAAAAATTTGACGGGAACAGCCAG ATATGCGAGCATTAATACACACTTGGGAATTGAGCAATCACGGCGGGACGACCTCGAGTCTCTGGGATATGTCCTGATGTACTTCAACAGGGGTAGCTTACCTTGGCAAGGTCTGAAAGCGGCGACCAAGAGGCAAAAGTACGAGCGTATCTCCGAAAAGAAGATGTCCACGCCTGTCGAGGAGCTGTGCAAGGGATATCCTG TAGAGTTCGCATCGTACCTGAGGTACTGTCGAGGCCTGCGTTTCGAGGAAAGGCCCGATTATTCGTATCTTCGACAACTGTTTCGGACGTTATTCCACGGACAAGGGTTCACTTACGACTACGTTTTCGATTGGAACATGTTGAAATTTGGGAACGTGAGGCAACCGACGTTGCCGTCGGCGCAACAGGCGCCGATGCACTCTCAGCAGACGAACACGGGGCTGCCCTCCGGGACCAATAACGATCAGGAACATCGATCAAG GCCCTACACGCGGCAGTGTCTAGCGAACGCGTCGGTGACGACGGTGGTGGGTCCGGCGGTGGGCACGACCTCGAACCTGAGAAGTCTGCGACAGAAAGTGATGGACCATCGCCGCGATCAGGACAATCAGGAGAAGATTGACCTGCAAG TGACGGGCTTGCCTGGCCCGGAGCGAAGGGTCAGCATGAGGCTGCACCGTAGGGATGCAGCTGCAGCTGCGGGCGAAATGCAGCCGAAGTCCAA GTAA
- the LOC144473719 gene encoding L-xylulose reductase: MNINFEGKRILVTGAGKGIGRDLALRLAKFNGQVIALSKTKENLDQLRAQDSSIQTICVDLLDWEASRKAIQSVLPIDLLVNNAAVAVLQPFLEVTEQDFDLSFGANVKSVVNVTQVVAADMIKRKVAGSIVNVSSQASQAALANHSIYCATKGALDMLTKTMALEFGPHNIRVNSVNPTVVMTDMGKLGWSDPEKARTMLDKIPLGRFAEVDEVVDPIVYLLSDRSSMINGTMLPIDGGFLAT; encoded by the exons ATGAACATCAACTTTGAAGGAAAACGTATCCTCGTAACAGGGGCCGGTAAAG GTATTGGGAGAGATCTGGCGCTTCGCCTGGCCAAGTTCAACGGTCAAGTGATCGCGTTGTCCAAGACGAAGGAAAATCTCGACCAACTGCGCGCCCAGGATTCTAGTATCCAAACAATTTGCGTGGACCTCCTCGATTGGGAAGCGTCCAGGAAAGCTATCCAAAGCGTTCTGCCCATCGATCTGCTGGTGAACAATGCCGCTGTCGCCGTTCTCCAACCATTCCTCGAGGTCACGGAGCAAGACTTCGACTTGAGTTTCGGCGCGAACGTGAAGTCGGTTGTGAACGTTACTCAGGTTGTCGCTGCCGATATGATCAAGAGGAAAGTCGCCGGCAGCATTGTCAACGTATCTTCGCAGGCTAGCCAGGCGGCATTGGCGAATCACTCCATCTATTGCGCCACCAAGGGAGCGCTGGATATGCTGACCAA GACGATGGCTCTCGAGTTTGGACCACACAATATTCGCGTGAACTCCGTGAACCCTACGGTGGTCATGACCGACATGGGAAAACTCGGCTGGAGCGATCCAGAAAAGGCGCGGACCATGCTAGACAAGATACCGTTGGGTCGATTTGCTG AGGTGGACGAGGTCGTGGACCCAATCGTATACCTCTTGAGTGACCGAAGTTCCATGATCAATGGAACCATGCTACCGATCGACGGTGGATTTTTGGCGACGTAG
- the LOC144473715 gene encoding casein kinase I isoform X4: MELRVGNKYRLGRKIGSGSFGDIYLGTNISTGEEVAIKLECIKTRHPQLHIESRFYKMMQGGVGIPTIKWCGSEGDYNVMVMELLGPSLEDLFNFCSRRFSLKTVLLLADQLICRTDYTHSRNFIHRDIKPDNFLMGLGKKGNLVYIIDFGLAKKYRDGRTHKHIPYRENKNLTGTARYASINTHLGIEQSRRDDLESLGYVLMYFNRGSLPWQGLKAATKRQKYERISEKKMSTPVEELCKGYPVEFASYLRYCRGLRFEERPDYSYLRQLFRTLFHGQGFTYDYVFDWNMLKFGNVRQPTLPSAQQAPMHSQQTNTGLPSGTNNDQEHRSRPYTRQCLANASVTTVVGPAVGTTSNLRSLRQKVMDHRRDQDNQEKIDLQVTGLPGPERRVSMRLHRRDAAAAAGEMQPKSKLLEME, from the exons ATGGAGCTGCGCGTTGGTAATAAGTACCGGCTCGGACGGAAAATCGGGAGCGGCTCCTTCGGCGACATTTATCTAG GTACCAACATCTCCACCGGCGAGGAAGTCGCTATCAAGCTAGAATGCATAAAAACGCGGCATCCACAGTTACACATAGAATCGAGGTTCTACAAGATGATGCAAGGAGGCG TTGGAATACCTACAATAAAATGGTGTGGCTCAGAAGGTGACTACAATGTGATGGTAATGGAGCTACTTGGACCATCCCTGGAGGATCTgtttaatttctgttcgagaagattttctttaaaaacagTGTTGCTACTCGCGGATCAATTG ATATGTAGAACGGACTATACACATAGTCGCAACTTTATCCATCGAGATATCAAGCCAGATAATTTCTTGATGGGACTGGGCAAGAAGGGAAATCTGGTGTACATTATAGATTTTGGGCTGGCCAAGAAGTATCGCGATGGCCGCACTCACAAACACATACCCTACCGAGAGAACAAAAATTTGACGGGAACAGCCAG ATATGCGAGCATTAATACACACTTGGGAATTGAGCAATCACGGCGGGACGACCTCGAGTCTCTGGGATATGTCCTGATGTACTTCAACAGGGGTAGCTTACCTTGGCAAGGTCTGAAAGCGGCGACCAAGAGGCAAAAGTACGAGCGTATCTCCGAAAAGAAGATGTCCACGCCTGTCGAGGAGCTGTGCAAGGGATATCCTG TAGAGTTCGCATCGTACCTGAGGTACTGTCGAGGCCTGCGTTTCGAGGAAAGGCCCGATTATTCGTATCTTCGACAACTGTTTCGGACGTTATTCCACGGACAAGGGTTCACTTACGACTACGTTTTCGATTGGAACATGTTGAAATTTGGGAACGTGAGGCAACCGACGTTGCCGTCGGCGCAACAGGCGCCGATGCACTCTCAGCAGACGAACACGGGGCTGCCCTCCGGGACCAATAACGATCAGGAACATCGATCAAG GCCCTACACGCGGCAGTGTCTAGCGAACGCGTCGGTGACGACGGTGGTGGGTCCGGCGGTGGGCACGACCTCGAACCTGAGAAGTCTGCGACAGAAAGTGATGGACCATCGCCGCGATCAGGACAATCAGGAGAAGATTGACCTGCAAG TGACGGGCTTGCCTGGCCCGGAGCGAAGGGTCAGCATGAGGCTGCACCGTAGGGATGCAGCTGCAGCTGCGGGCGAAATGCAGCCGAAGTCCAA GCTCTTAGAAATGGAATAA
- the LOC144473715 gene encoding casein kinase I isoform X2, producing MELRVGNKYRLGRKIGSGSFGDIYLGTNISTGEEVAIKLECIKTRHPQLHIESRFYKMMQGGVGIPTIKWCGSEGDYNVMVMELLGPSLEDLFNFCSRRFSLKTVLLLADQLICRTDYTHSRNFIHRDIKPDNFLMGLGKKGNLVYIIDFGLAKKYRDGRTHKHIPYRENKNLTGTARYASINTHLGIEQSRRDDLESLGYVLMYFNRGSLPWQGLKAATKRQKYERISEKKMSTPVEELCKGYPEFASYLRYCRGLRFEERPDYSYLRQLFRTLFHGQGFTYDYVFDWNMLKFGNVRQPTLPSAQQAPMHSQQTNTGLPSGTNNDQEHRSRPYTRQCLANASVTTVVGPAVGTTSNLRSLRQKVMDHRRDQDNQEKIDLQVTGLPGPERRVSMRLHRRDAAAAAGEMQPKSNANATAMAPPNRMDKLPAVKHK from the exons ATGGAGCTGCGCGTTGGTAATAAGTACCGGCTCGGACGGAAAATCGGGAGCGGCTCCTTCGGCGACATTTATCTAG GTACCAACATCTCCACCGGCGAGGAAGTCGCTATCAAGCTAGAATGCATAAAAACGCGGCATCCACAGTTACACATAGAATCGAGGTTCTACAAGATGATGCAAGGAGGCG TTGGAATACCTACAATAAAATGGTGTGGCTCAGAAGGTGACTACAATGTGATGGTAATGGAGCTACTTGGACCATCCCTGGAGGATCTgtttaatttctgttcgagaagattttctttaaaaacagTGTTGCTACTCGCGGATCAATTG ATATGTAGAACGGACTATACACATAGTCGCAACTTTATCCATCGAGATATCAAGCCAGATAATTTCTTGATGGGACTGGGCAAGAAGGGAAATCTGGTGTACATTATAGATTTTGGGCTGGCCAAGAAGTATCGCGATGGCCGCACTCACAAACACATACCCTACCGAGAGAACAAAAATTTGACGGGAACAGCCAG ATATGCGAGCATTAATACACACTTGGGAATTGAGCAATCACGGCGGGACGACCTCGAGTCTCTGGGATATGTCCTGATGTACTTCAACAGGGGTAGCTTACCTTGGCAAGGTCTGAAAGCGGCGACCAAGAGGCAAAAGTACGAGCGTATCTCCGAAAAGAAGATGTCCACGCCTGTCGAGGAGCTGTGCAAGGGATATCCTG AGTTCGCATCGTACCTGAGGTACTGTCGAGGCCTGCGTTTCGAGGAAAGGCCCGATTATTCGTATCTTCGACAACTGTTTCGGACGTTATTCCACGGACAAGGGTTCACTTACGACTACGTTTTCGATTGGAACATGTTGAAATTTGGGAACGTGAGGCAACCGACGTTGCCGTCGGCGCAACAGGCGCCGATGCACTCTCAGCAGACGAACACGGGGCTGCCCTCCGGGACCAATAACGATCAGGAACATCGATCAAG GCCCTACACGCGGCAGTGTCTAGCGAACGCGTCGGTGACGACGGTGGTGGGTCCGGCGGTGGGCACGACCTCGAACCTGAGAAGTCTGCGACAGAAAGTGATGGACCATCGCCGCGATCAGGACAATCAGGAGAAGATTGACCTGCAAG TGACGGGCTTGCCTGGCCCGGAGCGAAGGGTCAGCATGAGGCTGCACCGTAGGGATGCAGCTGCAGCTGCGGGCGAAATGCAGCCGAAGTCCAA CGCCAATGCGACGGCAATGGCCCCGCCTAACCGGATGGACAAGCTGCCAGCCGTAAAGCACAAGTGA
- the LOC144473718 gene encoding uncharacterized protein LOC144473718: LSVSGQQQQGIAERKTQLVVSHAQPGGSEIVQQRSTPCQFSTFKSSPVRVTPEVGSLDVSGLSLGQRDAAGSPNRDYQPDVDREVVTFDGRTKPDRKEDRAASAGSLNCFGSVDRDPEDKKKGCRRTDARRHSGNVEFLDEETEFFKNMISSKPKKNFSFASKEKKAHRSLESMGRSVDLSRLNRLVLLFDDRPKTFCNCKQRSLDYSQRSKKSMDTSANKAPSQRRPSFFQRVRRSWHFLIKQRRIRRRNKYERPQSVQEKCEYFLQKYQKNELFVLKTSCTQQATVATDKEEAATKPEDSTFRAKKVEEDNLLNRADSNVEKEPQASPSTECCFPDETKYHELSESNVSVETKPPDLSSNAQDTLNGNKEPDVGYSTSQLGKLCLQNMQNANRNDALYSHEVAGNDKDKDKEEQFMDWIVGARLDTVSRGTNTSDSLGHGKLDRNLDTLTGILLDMFICICI; the protein is encoded by the exons TTATCGGTTAGCGGTCAGCAGCAACAAGGGATCGCGGAGCGAAAAACACAGCTCGTAGTTAGTCACGCGCAGCCGGGCGGTAGCGAGATCGTGCAGCAACGCTCGACCCCCTGTCAGTTCAGTACGTTCAAATCGTCCCCGGTTAGGGTAACACCAGAGGTTGGGTCCTTGGACGTGTCCGGCTTGAGCTTGGGTCAGCGGGACGCGGCCGGGTCGCCCAACCGGGACTACCAGCCG GACGTAGATCGCGAGGTGGTGACGTTCGACGGTAGAACCAAGCCTGACCGTAAGGAGGACCGGGCGGCGTCCGCCGGTTCATTGAACTGTTTCGGCAGCGTGGACAGAGACCCGGAGGACAAGAAGAAAGGATGTCGGCGTACGGATGCGCGACGTCATTCGGGTAACGTGGAGTTCCTCGACGAGGAGACAGAGTTCTTTAAGAATATGATTTCTTCGAAACCCAAAAAGAACTTCTCGTTCGCCAGCAAAGAGAAGAAGGCTCACAGGAGCTTGGAGTCCATGGGGCGGAGCGTCGACCTGTCCCGCTTGAACAGACTGGTGCTTCTGTTCGACGACCGACCGAAGACCTTCTGCAACTGCAAGCAGAGGAGTCTGGATTACTCCCAGCGATCAAAAAAATCAATGGACACCTCTGCGAACAAAGCGCCCTCCCAGAGGCGACCGAGCTTCTTCCAACGCGTCCGACGTAGCTGGCATTTTTTAATCAAGCAACGAAGGATACGGCGACGAAATAAATACGAGCGGCCGCAGAGCGTGCAAGAGAAGTGCGAGTATTTTTTACAGAAGTACCAGAAGAACGAACTGTTCGTGCTTAAAACCTCTTGCACTCAGCAGGCCACGGTGGCCACGGACAAGGAGGAGGCAGCGACCAAGCCGGAGGACAGCACCTTTCGCGCGAAGAAGGTTGAGGAGGACAATTTGCTGAATAGGGCGGACAGCAACGTTGAGAAGGAGCCGCAAGCGAGTCCTTCGACCGAGTGCTGTTTTCCCGACGAAACCAAATACCACGAACTCAGCGAGAGCAACGTTTCCGTCGAGACCAAGCCCCCGGATCTTTCTAGCAATGCTCAAGACACTTTAAACGGAAACAAGGAGCCGGATGTTGGTTATTCGACCAGCCAACTGGGCAAACTCTGCTTGCAGAACATGCAGAACGCTAATCGCAACGATGCTCTCTACTCCCACGAGGTCGCCGGCAACGACAAAGACAAGGACAAGGAAGAGCAGTTCATGGACTGGATTGTCGGAGCTCGTCTAGACACGGTCAGCCGCGGAACGAACACCAGCGATTCCCTGGGTCATGGGAAGCTGGACCGGAACCTGGACACTTTGACCGGTATCCTACTGGACATGTTCATCTGCATCTGCATTTAG
- the LOC144473715 gene encoding casein kinase I isoform X3, whose amino-acid sequence MELRVGNKYRLGRKIGSGSFGDIYLGTNISTGEEVAIKLECIKTRHPQLHIESRFYKMMQGGVGIPTIKWCGSEGDYNVMVMELLGPSLEDLFNFCSRRFSLKTVLLLADQLICRTDYTHSRNFIHRDIKPDNFLMGLGKKGNLVYIIDFGLAKKYRDGRTHKHIPYRENKNLTGTARYASINTHLGIEQSRRDDLESLGYVLMYFNRGSLPWQGLKAATKRQKYERISEKKMSTPVEELCKGYPVEFASYLRYCRGLRFEERPDYSYLRQLFRTLFHGQGFTYDYVFDWNMLKFGNVRQPTLPSAQQAPMHSQQTNTGLPSGTNNDQEHRSRPYTRQCLANASVTTVVGPAVGTTSNLRSLRQKVMDHRRDQDNQEKIDLQVTGLPGPERRVSMRLHRRDAAAAAGEMQPKSKLMKSTSG is encoded by the exons ATGGAGCTGCGCGTTGGTAATAAGTACCGGCTCGGACGGAAAATCGGGAGCGGCTCCTTCGGCGACATTTATCTAG GTACCAACATCTCCACCGGCGAGGAAGTCGCTATCAAGCTAGAATGCATAAAAACGCGGCATCCACAGTTACACATAGAATCGAGGTTCTACAAGATGATGCAAGGAGGCG TTGGAATACCTACAATAAAATGGTGTGGCTCAGAAGGTGACTACAATGTGATGGTAATGGAGCTACTTGGACCATCCCTGGAGGATCTgtttaatttctgttcgagaagattttctttaaaaacagTGTTGCTACTCGCGGATCAATTG ATATGTAGAACGGACTATACACATAGTCGCAACTTTATCCATCGAGATATCAAGCCAGATAATTTCTTGATGGGACTGGGCAAGAAGGGAAATCTGGTGTACATTATAGATTTTGGGCTGGCCAAGAAGTATCGCGATGGCCGCACTCACAAACACATACCCTACCGAGAGAACAAAAATTTGACGGGAACAGCCAG ATATGCGAGCATTAATACACACTTGGGAATTGAGCAATCACGGCGGGACGACCTCGAGTCTCTGGGATATGTCCTGATGTACTTCAACAGGGGTAGCTTACCTTGGCAAGGTCTGAAAGCGGCGACCAAGAGGCAAAAGTACGAGCGTATCTCCGAAAAGAAGATGTCCACGCCTGTCGAGGAGCTGTGCAAGGGATATCCTG TAGAGTTCGCATCGTACCTGAGGTACTGTCGAGGCCTGCGTTTCGAGGAAAGGCCCGATTATTCGTATCTTCGACAACTGTTTCGGACGTTATTCCACGGACAAGGGTTCACTTACGACTACGTTTTCGATTGGAACATGTTGAAATTTGGGAACGTGAGGCAACCGACGTTGCCGTCGGCGCAACAGGCGCCGATGCACTCTCAGCAGACGAACACGGGGCTGCCCTCCGGGACCAATAACGATCAGGAACATCGATCAAG GCCCTACACGCGGCAGTGTCTAGCGAACGCGTCGGTGACGACGGTGGTGGGTCCGGCGGTGGGCACGACCTCGAACCTGAGAAGTCTGCGACAGAAAGTGATGGACCATCGCCGCGATCAGGACAATCAGGAGAAGATTGACCTGCAAG TGACGGGCTTGCCTGGCCCGGAGCGAAGGGTCAGCATGAGGCTGCACCGTAGGGATGCAGCTGCAGCTGCGGGCGAAATGCAGCCGAAGTCCAA GTTGATGAAAAGCACGAGCGGCTGA
- the LOC144473715 gene encoding casein kinase I isoform X6 yields MELRVGNKYRLGRKIGSGSFGDIYLGTNISTGEEVAIKLECIKTRHPQLHIESRFYKMMQGGVGIPTIKWCGSEGDYNVMVMELLGPSLEDLFNFCSRRFSLKTVLLLADQLICRTDYTHSRNFIHRDIKPDNFLMGLGKKGNLVYIIDFGLAKKYRDGRTHKHIPYRENKNLTGTARYASINTHLGIEQSRRDDLESLGYVLMYFNRGSLPWQGLKAATKRQKYERISEKKMSTPVEELCKGYPVEFASYLRYCRGLRFEERPDYSYLRQLFRTLFHGQGFTYDYVFDWNMLKFGNVRQPTLPSAQQAPMHSQQTNTGLPSGTNNDQEHRSSVRRCKGNSVTRESA; encoded by the exons ATGGAGCTGCGCGTTGGTAATAAGTACCGGCTCGGACGGAAAATCGGGAGCGGCTCCTTCGGCGACATTTATCTAG GTACCAACATCTCCACCGGCGAGGAAGTCGCTATCAAGCTAGAATGCATAAAAACGCGGCATCCACAGTTACACATAGAATCGAGGTTCTACAAGATGATGCAAGGAGGCG TTGGAATACCTACAATAAAATGGTGTGGCTCAGAAGGTGACTACAATGTGATGGTAATGGAGCTACTTGGACCATCCCTGGAGGATCTgtttaatttctgttcgagaagattttctttaaaaacagTGTTGCTACTCGCGGATCAATTG ATATGTAGAACGGACTATACACATAGTCGCAACTTTATCCATCGAGATATCAAGCCAGATAATTTCTTGATGGGACTGGGCAAGAAGGGAAATCTGGTGTACATTATAGATTTTGGGCTGGCCAAGAAGTATCGCGATGGCCGCACTCACAAACACATACCCTACCGAGAGAACAAAAATTTGACGGGAACAGCCAG ATATGCGAGCATTAATACACACTTGGGAATTGAGCAATCACGGCGGGACGACCTCGAGTCTCTGGGATATGTCCTGATGTACTTCAACAGGGGTAGCTTACCTTGGCAAGGTCTGAAAGCGGCGACCAAGAGGCAAAAGTACGAGCGTATCTCCGAAAAGAAGATGTCCACGCCTGTCGAGGAGCTGTGCAAGGGATATCCTG TAGAGTTCGCATCGTACCTGAGGTACTGTCGAGGCCTGCGTTTCGAGGAAAGGCCCGATTATTCGTATCTTCGACAACTGTTTCGGACGTTATTCCACGGACAAGGGTTCACTTACGACTACGTTTTCGATTGGAACATGTTGAAATTTGGGAACGTGAGGCAACCGACGTTGCCGTCGGCGCAACAGGCGCCGATGCACTCTCAGCAGACGAACACGGGGCTGCCCTCCGGGACCAATAACGATCAGGAACATCGATCAAG CGTACGCCGGTGTAAAGGTAACTCCGTTACGCGCGAATCTGCATAG